The nucleotide window ATTTACAGTAGGTATGGATGTTGATACTCGTGCTTATTTTACATCTGCAACAATGATTATTGCCGTTCCTACAGGTATTAAAATTTTCAGTTGACTAGGTACTCTTCATGGTACTCAACTTAACTATAGTCCTTCTCTAATTTGAGCGCTAGGATTTGTATTTCTATTTACTGTGGGTGGTTTAACCGGTGTTGTACTAGCTAATTCTTCAATTGACATTATTTTACATGATACATACTACGTAGTAGCACATTTCCACTATGTTCTTTCAATAGGAGCTGTATTTGGTATTTTTGCAGGTATTGCCCACTGATTCCCTTTATTTACGGGGCTTACCTTAAACCCTAAGTGATTAAAAATTCACTTTCTTGTTATATTCATTGGAGTAAATATTACATTCTTCCCCCAACATTTCTTAGGTCTTAATGGAATACCTCGACGATACTCAGACTACCCAGATGCTTATTCAGCATGAAATGTTGTATCTTCCATTGGATCAACGGTATCCCTGATTGCCGTGTTAGGCTTTGTTATAATCGTCTGAGAAGCATTAACTGCTGCTCGGCCTGTAGTTTTTTCACTATTCTTACCAACTTCAATCGAATGACAGCATAACCTTCCACCAGCAGATCATAGTTATATAGAAATTCCCTTAATCACTAATTTCTAAAATGGCAGACAGATGCATAGGATTTAAGCTCCTACCAGGAAGATTATTTCTTCTTTTAGAAAACTTATGCCAACATGAGGTCACTTAGGTTTACAAGATAGAGCATCCCCACTTATAGAACAATTAATTTTTTTTCATGACCACGCTATAGTTGTACTCATTTTAATTACAACACTAGTAGGTTATATAATATCAACCCTTTTCTTTAACACCTTCACAAATCGTTTCTTACTAGAAGGACAAACTATTGAAATTGTATGAACTGTTTTACCTGCTTTGATTCTTATCTTCATTGCCCTTCCTTCGTTACGACTGTTATATTTATTAGATGAAGTGAATAACCCTAGCGTAACATTGAAAACCATCGGACATCAATGATACTGAAGATATGAATATTCAGACTTCCTCCAAGTCGAATTTGATTCTTATATAATTCCTTCCAATGAATTACCTGAGGACGGATTTCGACTTCTAGATGTAGATAATCGAACTGTGTTACCAATAAACACTCAGATCCGAGTTTTGATTAGTGCTGCTGATGTAATTCATTCATGA belongs to Penaeus vannamei mitochondrion, complete genome and includes:
- the COX2 gene encoding cytochrome c oxidase subunit II (TAA stop codon is completed by the addition of 3' A residues to the mRNA) yields the protein MPTWGHLGLQDSASPLMEQLIFFHDHAMVVLILITTLVGYMMSTLFFNTFTNRFLLEGQTIEIVWTVLPALILIFIALPSLRLLYLLDEVNNPSVTLKTIGHQWYWSYEYSDFLQVEFDSYMIPSNELPEDGFRLLDVDNRTVLPMNTQIRVLISAADVIHSWTVPALGVKADAIPGRLNQVSFLMNRPGLFYGQCSEICGANHSFMPIVIESVSVNSFLNWISSSSEA